In the genome of Flavobacterium panacagri, one region contains:
- a CDS encoding Ppx/GppA phosphatase family protein, which produces MINIRKFAAIDIGSNAMRLLIANVVEQEGKEPQFNKSSLVRVPIRLGQDAFTVGEISPENIDRMVDAMKAFNLLMKVHKIERYMAFATSAMREAYNAKEVVALIKKKADIKIEIIDGKKEAAIIASTDLHHLIKSDETYLFVDVGGGSTEFTLFSSGKMITSRSFKAGTVRLLNNMVHDVVWDEIEKWIKTNTADYEEVTLIGSGGNINKLFKMSGKQQEKPLSYIYINSQYAFLNSLTYEQRIAELGLNSDRADVIIHATRIYLNAMKWSGARQIYVPKIGLSDGIVKAMYYGKI; this is translated from the coding sequence ATGATTAATATTAGGAAGTTTGCAGCAATAGATATTGGATCAAATGCCATGAGGCTTCTGATAGCTAACGTTGTAGAGCAAGAAGGAAAAGAACCGCAGTTTAACAAAAGTTCCCTTGTTCGTGTACCAATTCGTTTAGGGCAAGATGCCTTTACAGTTGGGGAAATTTCACCAGAAAATATAGATCGAATGGTGGATGCCATGAAAGCATTTAATCTTTTGATGAAAGTACATAAAATAGAACGTTACATGGCTTTTGCAACTTCAGCAATGCGCGAAGCTTATAATGCTAAAGAAGTTGTGGCTTTAATTAAGAAAAAAGCCGATATAAAAATCGAAATTATTGATGGTAAAAAAGAAGCAGCGATTATCGCTTCTACCGATTTACATCATTTAATTAAATCTGACGAAACGTATCTTTTTGTAGATGTTGGAGGTGGAAGTACGGAGTTTACACTTTTCTCTTCTGGAAAAATGATTACTTCGAGGTCTTTCAAAGCTGGAACCGTTCGTTTGTTGAATAATATGGTGCATGATGTGGTTTGGGATGAAATCGAAAAATGGATTAAAACCAATACAGCAGATTACGAAGAGGTTACACTTATTGGATCTGGCGGAAACATCAATAAGTTGTTTAAAATGTCTGGAAAACAGCAGGAAAAACCACTTTCGTACATTTACATTAATTCGCAATATGCTTTCTTAAATTCATTGACATACGAACAAAGAATTGCCGAATTAGGTTTGAACTCTGACCGTGCCGACGTAATTATCCACGCAACAAGAATTTATCTGAATGCAATGAAGTGGAGTGGAGCCCGCCAGATTTATGTTCCTAAAATTGGACTTTCTGATGGTATCGTGAAAGCGATGTATTATGGGAAGATATAA
- a CDS encoding Crp/Fnr family transcriptional regulator, whose translation MKSIFQSIQNFSNEELDLLDDLITFRTLKKGELLLSENQVCNEIVFIKKGILRSFFFNHKGDEITNCFAFENEFMASFASFITEEKAEENIQALADTELQILNRKALEKLYQSGFNWQETGRKLTELEFVNLHKRMVSFQKLSGAERYQELYKNHQNYLQLIPLQYLASYLGVTPRHLSRIRKAVL comes from the coding sequence ATGAAATCAATTTTTCAGTCAATACAGAATTTTTCAAATGAAGAATTAGATCTTTTAGATGATTTAATAACTTTTCGTACCTTGAAAAAAGGAGAATTATTATTGTCTGAAAATCAAGTTTGCAATGAAATTGTATTTATAAAAAAAGGAATTTTGCGTTCCTTTTTTTTTAATCATAAAGGTGATGAAATTACCAATTGCTTTGCTTTTGAAAATGAATTTATGGCTTCTTTTGCGAGTTTTATAACGGAAGAAAAGGCAGAAGAAAACATTCAGGCTCTTGCTGATACCGAATTGCAGATTTTAAATCGTAAAGCCTTGGAAAAACTATATCAATCGGGTTTTAACTGGCAAGAAACGGGAAGAAAACTAACGGAATTAGAATTTGTAAACCTACATAAAAGAATGGTTTCTTTTCAGAAATTATCTGGTGCGGAGCGTTATCAAGAACTATATAAAAATCATCAGAACTATTTACAGTTAATTCCTTTGCAATACTTAGCTTCTTATTTAGGTGTTACTCCAAGACATTTAAGCCGAATCAGAAAAGCAGTTTTATAA
- a CDS encoding DNA polymerase III subunit gamma/tau, protein MEASGKTYVKPTTAYLTEEFNETDMRLHWNKYAERLGQKGLKIMESILLISDPVLNGTTITYELPNEGSKLDFESQMNGLLGYLKGHLHNHDIAIDIIVNEEIQTIRAFNDQDRYNRFLEINPNIELLRSTFGLDFT, encoded by the coding sequence ATGGAAGCTAGCGGTAAAACCTACGTTAAACCTACTACTGCTTATTTAACTGAAGAATTTAACGAAACCGACATGCGTCTTCATTGGAACAAATATGCGGAACGTTTAGGTCAAAAGGGACTTAAGATCATGGAATCGATTCTATTGATCAGTGATCCAGTATTAAATGGAACAACAATTACTTACGAACTTCCAAATGAAGGTTCTAAACTAGATTTTGAAAGCCAGATGAATGGATTATTAGGCTATTTAAAAGGACATTTACATAACCACGATATTGCCATTGATATAATTGTAAACGAGGAGATTCAAACCATAAGAGCTTTCAATGATCAAGATCGATATAATCGTTTCTTAGAAATTAATCCAAACATTGAACTTTTACGCTCTACATTTGGATTAGATTTCACATAA
- the dnaX gene encoding DNA polymerase III subunit gamma/tau → MEQFVVSARKYRPQTFKDVVGQKAITNTLLNAIETNHLASALLFTGPRGVGKTTCARILARKINQPGYDDPTEDFAFNVFELDAASNNSVDDIRNLIDQVRIPPQTGQYKVYIIDEVHMLSSAAFNAFLKTLEEPPKHAIFILATTEKHKILPTILSRCQIFDFKRITVKDAKEHLADVAESQGINFEDDALHIIAQKADGAMRDALSIFDRVVSYCGTNLTRQAVTENLNVLDYETYISITDLLLENEIPKLLLAYNDILAKGFDGHHFIAGLASHFRDLLVSKTPSTIALLEVGEQAQQMYAAQSQKCSQEFLLKGIDIANDCDLKYKLSQNQRLLVELCLMQLASINFDGEKKKLSNS, encoded by the coding sequence ATGGAACAATTTGTAGTATCGGCGCGTAAGTATCGTCCTCAGACATTTAAAGATGTTGTGGGGCAAAAAGCCATTACCAACACTTTGTTGAATGCTATTGAAACCAACCATTTGGCTTCTGCTCTTTTATTCACAGGACCGCGTGGAGTTGGTAAAACAACCTGTGCCCGTATTTTGGCTCGAAAAATAAATCAGCCTGGATATGACGATCCTACTGAAGATTTTGCTTTCAACGTTTTTGAGCTGGATGCTGCATCAAACAACTCTGTTGATGACATTCGTAACCTAATTGATCAGGTTCGAATCCCGCCACAAACTGGACAATACAAAGTATATATCATTGACGAGGTTCATATGTTGTCTTCGGCCGCTTTTAATGCTTTCCTGAAAACATTAGAAGAACCGCCAAAACATGCTATTTTTATTTTAGCAACAACAGAAAAACACAAAATCCTTCCAACGATTTTATCTCGCTGTCAAATTTTTGATTTCAAAAGAATTACAGTAAAAGATGCTAAAGAACATTTAGCTGATGTTGCTGAAAGCCAAGGAATCAATTTCGAAGATGATGCACTTCACATTATCGCTCAAAAAGCAGATGGTGCCATGCGTGACGCTTTATCTATTTTTGACCGTGTAGTTTCATACTGCGGTACTAATTTGACACGTCAAGCCGTAACCGAAAACCTTAACGTTTTAGATTACGAGACTTATATTTCTATTACTGATTTACTTTTAGAAAATGAAATTCCAAAGCTTTTATTAGCTTATAATGACATTCTGGCTAAAGGTTTTGACGGACATCATTTTATTGCTGGATTAGCTTCTCATTTTAGAGATTTGTTAGTTAGCAAAACGCCTTCGACTATTGCTTTGTTAGAAGTTGGAGAACAAGCACAGCAAATGTATGCTGCACAATCACAGAAATGTTCTCAGGAATTCCTGCTTAAAGGAATTGATATTGCAAATGACTGTGATTTAAAATACAAATTGAGTCAGAATCAACGTCTTTTAGTTGAATTATGCTTGATGCAATTGGCCTCTATCAACTTTGATGGAGAAAAAAAAAAGTTGAGCAATTCATAA
- a CDS encoding NAD(P)H-dependent oxidoreductase: MKKILIINGHPNPESFNFGIAESYKSGAIASGAQIETITIADLKFNPNLQFGYQKRTELEPDLLESWEKIKRADHLVWIHPVWWGGLPAITKGFIDRLFLPGKAFQYRENSVWWDKLLKGKTAHIITTLDQPGWYYRLFFGRPSVNQLKKSTLEFCGVKPVKVSYIGIIKGSNDSQRKKWLEKVYTFGLQHK; encoded by the coding sequence ATGAAAAAAATACTGATTATAAACGGACATCCCAATCCTGAAAGCTTCAATTTCGGAATTGCAGAATCGTATAAAAGTGGAGCAATAGCTTCTGGAGCACAAATTGAAACGATTACGATAGCTGATTTAAAATTCAATCCTAATTTACAGTTCGGTTACCAAAAACGAACAGAATTAGAACCCGATTTACTCGAATCTTGGGAAAAAATAAAAAGAGCCGATCATTTGGTTTGGATACATCCCGTTTGGTGGGGCGGACTTCCTGCAATTACAAAAGGTTTTATTGATCGCTTATTTCTACCCGGAAAGGCTTTTCAATACAGAGAAAATTCAGTTTGGTGGGATAAATTATTAAAAGGAAAAACGGCACATATTATTACCACTTTAGATCAGCCAGGTTGGTATTATAGATTGTTTTTCGGAAGACCGAGCGTTAATCAATTAAAGAAATCTACTTTAGAATTTTGCGGTGTAAAACCAGTAAAAGTCAGCTATATCGGAATTATAAAAGGGTCTAATGACTCACAAAGAAAAAAATGGCTGGAGAAAGTCTATACCTTTGGACTGCAGCATAAATAG